ACCAAGTGCCCACCTGTGACGTACACATATGCACAGCGCGTCTACATCTACCACAACAAACAGCTAAGACCCGTTACCTTCCACACAGCGGGCCAGGTCCTGAGAGCGTAGTGGACGTGAGCGAGAAGTGAGAAAACACAAACATAGTCCATGTTCAGTGTCGTACCAGAGTCTGTActcttttttaaacagaaaagaattttaacAAACACTAGAAAGCGAGGGGGTAAGGAGGACAGAAAGGCATCCCCGACAGAcggggtggggcccaggcagcGGGAAGCACGCCTCTCTGGTGCTTGTGCCTCTGACCTCACCATCACAACCTACAAGTTCTTTTAAAGAGAAGCTAGGAAAGAGTAAGTGTCAAAGGTGGCAAGTCTTGTCTTAAAGGGCATAAATCTTcctcacatctttaaaaaatattgtttcccTTCTTGGTGCAAGTGAATGGTAAAGGTCCAATACTTAGGGAGAAGAAAGAATCTTCACTGCTGCTTTCCTCTGCTTTTGTGCTTGTTCTCAGTAGAAAGCGTGTTACCTGGGCAGGGAAGGGATGTGCCGAGTTTGCCAAACTGGCACTTTTGACGGAGGCTCATTACCACCCCCTGGCTCAGCGCTGGACTCTTTCCATCCCCCTCGTCCCATTTTCAAAACCTTaacctgcaaagagtgacagcGGGTATTTGGGGGTAGTATTCACAAGCGGGCTCACAAGAAACAGTGGAACAACTCAATGTCTGTTTTGCCCCAACTGCTCTGATTTATGAATATTCCAGTGGCTTATCCTTCTAGGGAGAAGGGAAGATTCCTTGATCAGAAAGGAAGCCAGATTTAGACCCTGCTTTCAAAACTGAGCAAAGTGTGTGTTTACAACCTAAAGTAGGGGAATTTAACATAGGAGGTAGACATGAATATATGAATAGTCACGGAAACCAAATTAAAACTGAGGAACAACTCAACTCCTATCCGAAGCCCCTGAGCTATGAGGATTTggcagatgatttttttcttcttagaaaaagtaatcatcaaaataaaatacaaatttcattACCGTATCACTAAGTTGAGACTTAGTGTAGGAATTTGACAGACTgcaccttaaaagaaaaaagttgtgcTAGATTTTCCTGTCTTCCATGTATAATCCATTTTAGTATTTTCTGGGGTTGAGTCCTAATGGAACAAATGGACTAATGACTTTATTGCTTAATAAGCACTAAGCAATTATTGCTTAATATAGATTAAGACCCTGTGGTTAGAAGgtaattaacattttgttttaaacatttcaatCTGAATAAAACTTTTTAGTTGAAGACTGGCTTCAGAAAACAAGGCTCCATGTTTCCTGGCTTTGTATGTGTATAAGGCGTTAATGGAGACAGTTTCTGGTGAGGGGTTCAGtttgtggggaggaggagagagaagctgcACCAGGTCTGAGGTCTACAGAGCTCGGTGTCTGAGGTGACACGTTGTGCTGACGGGAGCATTCAGTTAACAGATTATATTAATACATTCCAGATACAAATGATTTATAAACTCAAAAGAAATTAGTTTATGCTAAAACATATATAACTTTCAAttcagtctttgctttaaaacaaGCGAATCTGTTAGGCTATTATATATGCTTTGTCTGTCACTTGACGTTTATTGCGCTTTCTTGTTGATGACACCATTAGTCGCGGTGAAGTAGGCTTTGGAAAAACCATTCTTAACTTCTTTCCCTGCAGGTGGCTCTTCCATATTCTTCTTCACTGGCTTTTTCCGGTATGTCTGTTGGATGTGTATATTTcaaagatgggggaaaaaaaaaggattcttgaATAAGACTTTAACTCTGACATTGGCATATAATCTAAAACAGTTCATGATTTTATTGCATATTGGACAAATAAGAATTTTTGTAACAGGACAATTTTTAAGCtaatggttaaaaataaaggGGTAAAACCCAAGACAAATATGAATTCCAATGAAAGGTTGTTTCTTTCACCTTATCAACACTGGTTAGGATTTACGTATTATGGGATGAGCACCCAAATTATTCTGCATTAGTTGCTTCCTTGTAGTTCCTAAAAATGAGATCCTTTTCCAGTTCAAGTTGAAAAGGTcctgttattttaaaagtaccAGTACCCTGGATTCTGGCTTGATTTGGGTTTTGGCATATCCTTCCTAATTCTGACAAAATACCTGATTTCATCGcatctttacctttttttaagcAATGGTATTAACAAGGGTCAAGACTGAAATTACATACTCAACTCTAAAGGAGTAAGATTCCATTTGAACCAACAAGTAGGGTTGAAGTTCTGGGCGCCCAGCACCCACCCTGCTGGGCCGCATGCTGCTGTCCTCAAGGTCCGACCCCAAGCACCACGTGGACTTCCTGAGCTTTCCTGGAACAGTCTGTTtcggtttgtttttgtttgggtgGCTTTGTTTGGTTCTATCAATGGTTATTTCTCTAGAAATTCTCAGAGGAAACTTATCTCTTATAGAAGACAAAGGCTAGCCAGTCCAATTTCAGAGACACGGGGGCTTAAAAGCTTGTCAGAGGTTCAGGTTCCCACAGCTGGGCTCTGTATGAAGCCCCTGTGGGTTAACTTTCAGCaaacacaaactaaaaaaaaaaagcacttgttgtctgaagaaagaaatacacaCTTGATTACAATTTCAAAAGTGCTGTTTTGAATAGAACTGtatgttctcatttctttttcatgaagCTTAATTTCTCTGTCCCTCGCCCACACAGGAGAGTAATTTAAAATCTACAATCACCTGAGGCCTGTGCCCTGCCACGGCTTTCATCAGTTTTTGTCTTAACAGAGTTGCTCTGAAATTGTTTTGAAGCTCTGTTCCATTTAAATTgttgattaaaagaaaatgacacttAGTGAAGAAAAAGCCAATGTGACCTTTCTACGATGGCTGgccttaaaagatttttttccaaatagtaaATTTATAGTATCACAGTGCTAAtatagaaacaattttttaatactaaattcatttagcttctgtttttctccattcaAACATATTTCCTGCATTCACATATAAGACTTGGGTAGCATGGTGCAAATACATCAACCAGATGTGTGACCTGACTGAACTCTAATAAAATGCCCACTAGGCTCGAACAGGGGTTATCCTTCAAGGGGAGGATGCGGGGTGTGGAGTTAGGAATGcacatttctctgtttcctttggaTGCCTCTATTAGGCACAAGTCTGTGCTACGTTATTTAATTGGCAAAATTAAACCTCTATGTGAGGCAAAAGCCCAGTCTACTATGTTTTGCCGCTGAAGACTTACGGGTCACTTACCTGcacataaaaatttaagaagaggATGACTAACGTCAGCATGTAGGAAGACTGGAAGATGAGACAGCCCAGGGGGAAGCCACAGGGTTTCACCACTGCACTCATGGTGTGCGTGATGGTGAGCACAAACTgtacctgggggagggggtggggaggcagcaggTGAGGCAACCAGGCAAGCCACAGAAAATCCATTTTGAAATGTTATACACTGAGAACTCAACTTCTAGTACTCCCTAAGATTCGCAGACATACAATGCTGCAGCAGCCCACTATCCTATCCAgatgttttctttgaaatgacACTAGTCGGTATATATAATTGCCCACTAGTTTTCTCATGAAAGAGTAGCAGTTGAAATTCATTAGATAAAAATGAATCTGTTAAAATTAATGTCTGGGTTAAAAGCATCTACATTTCAAAGCAAGGAATAAGCTAACTGTATCCACAGAGGACATTTTAACACCCCAGGTTTAATGCTTAAAAGgcaattttagagaaaaataggcagcctcCTCACACAGAAAAGCCTCTGTCGAGGATGACAGATTCTTTTCCTCCATCCCTGAGAATATTTAGATGCTTCACATGGAGAAAAGCGGAAAGAAGGGATAACATACCAGTTGAGCCTGTGTGAGATATTTCTTCCACCAAAGATACTTGTGCATAGATGGAAACACAGAAAGGCCATAGTAGGAGTACATAAGAATGTGGATAAAACTGTTCAGGGTGGGTCCAAAGAAACCTGTGAAAGTACAGTATAAAAATTACTGTTCATTCTTTATCCAGAGAGACTGGTTCTTCCTGTACATCATCACTGAAGATGAGTAACAACTCCGGGACTAGCAGATACCAGAATTTCACACGGACATATTCACCTTCGCTTCTGTGCTATTACTCCAGGATTCAGCAAAAGTCGCCGAGACAAGACAAAACTGGGATGGTTTTTCAGTCAGAGTGTCAACCAAACAGGTAATTCCTGATCTGCAAAGGTTTTATTGTCTCTTACACCATCATTATTATCCACTAATCTGGGAAAAAAACGAAATGTTGGCTTAAAACTGGTGGCAGAACTGCTTTGAAAGAGAGGTGTCTCCGCTTTTGCTAAACCTTGGATGAACCATTTTGATTGTGGAAAGAAAGCCGCCAGTATGAGGCTGAACAAAGTGTTCTAGAGTCAAGGACAGTATGTTGctctttatatttataaattcaacCTGAGAGGGACCTAGGAAGCAGGAGATGCTGGGGGAAGGCGAGAGAAGGTCCCGCAGGACAGAAGGCTGGGACAGAAGAGGGACCTGCCACTGAGATTTCGCAGTGGCTGGGCCATCTCATGGACTTCTAGGACAAAGAATgtctaaaatctaatttgagGACCTGTGCtgtgcccctccccgcccctcccttcCTGAAGTCCCTGTAGCTGCCATCAATGGGGGTGAATGGTGTTTTGGGAAACcaaaggcaaaaattaaattCTACGTTGGCTCAACTAAGCAGCAAAACGATTTAGCTGTTAAGAGGTGAGATGTCAGAGACGGGTTCTTTGTTGGAAACTGGGATACTCACTGTCATGAGGAGTAAATCAATACATACATGCAAAGTGCTTACAATAGTGTCCAGCAAAGTGAATACCACCTACGTGCTACCTTGGGATCCAGATGGAGCTGAGTCCTGCGGTGAAGGGGCTGTGGAGCTAGAGGACCCCTACTAGCTGGGTCCCCTTGGATACATCCATTTTACTTGGTAAATTTTGATTTtgccatctggaaaatgggcatgATGGGATTGACTGAATAATACTATATAAACTGAAAAGTACCGCACCTATGCTGGTTAATCAATTTAAATTCTCTAGCCTGGTTTTCCAATTCTAGATCAGAGGTCTGGTTAGATAAATGCAAATCAACgaataagaaatgaaaacaacactCGCATCCAGTAAGTCCTCCGCAAACACAGGCTGGAATAACTTGTTACAGGGCTTGGATTTACATGAAAACACAGAGTTTCAGAGTATCAGCTACCATAAGGTCAGTGGTATTTCTTTACTTACCTGAGTTTTCATTGCCATGAATGAATGCAAAAGGAGTGGTtggttataattttataatattttaggtTCACTAGAAATTGTCACACACAGCATCTTATCAACAGGAATCCAATGTCTTTACACAGAGATTATGTGAGACTGTCATTCAGATGCTTAGTGATTTGTAATGAGATAGCTGATAAGCACAAAAAATACTTAACCTTGATAATTCTTTAATATTGATTATGGGCTTTATATTGATTAAGCATAAGTCTATCATCGTCTTAATAACAAAACTCAAGAAACTAGATTCGGTCCAGGAGAGGTATAAAAGACCCATCTCTTTCTGACTCCTGCACCCCCAGCAATTTCCTTCTTCACACTCTGGTTTCAATTTGCATCTTCATAGTCACTGATGTTTCTTAAAACGTCAAGAATGTTTGGGATATATCTCTAAGGTCcccaaatcattttctttcttttttgggggggtttcttttttaattttaagttcaattaacaatacagtgtattattagtttcagaggtagagttcagtgattcatcggttgcatacaccacccagtgctcattccatcacgtgccctccttcatgcccaccacccagttaccccatccccctccacctcccctccaacaggcctcagtttctttcctatgcttaagaagtctcttatggtttgtctccctctctggtttcatcttgttttattcttctcaggtttttttactaaccagaatcatgctgcatgtattgttctttgatgtgcttgttggagatgttctcagcctagcacactccttttatccattctgtattccatagaaatagatgtttgggttgcttcattctgctgttataattatgcccacTTTGTGCATAaacttgagcacaggggctgAAACTTGAGGGGAAGAGTGTcaatttgagcccttggcaatctgaggtgaaggcatgttgacttggcatttagcaggtggcaGGCCGTGCATGCTGACTCGGGCAGGAGGGCGGCTGGACTGAACTGGGGACACACAGGCCGATGGCATCATGTATGACAGGgacgtggctggttttgcttttaatttttgtttttctgggaaactcgatctctccctctattctaaatgaaagccttgctggatagagtattcttggctgtagattttttccttttagcacttggaatttatcatgccactttcttctggcctgcagagtttctgctgaaaccCACTGATAGCCATATGGGGCTTCCCttgtatgtacctgctttcctttctcttgctgcttttaaaactctctttatcattacttttggccatcttatttactttgtgtcttggtgcagacctccTTGGGTTGGTTGTGTTGGGGGcgctctgtgcctcctggatctggctttctctttccttccccaaattcaggaagttttcagccattatttcttcagacaaatcttctgcccccgtttctcactcttctccttctgggatccctatcatgTGACTGTTATACCTGAGAgtgtgttgctgagttccctgggtctattttcattttgcatatttttcccccctctcatctgctcggcttgattactttccatgactctgtcctccaggtggctgatccttccttctacttcctcttgcttgctatttattccagatggtctatttttatttccatttagtgagtCCAATAGCTCTAGTTGGTCCTTTTTTACATCTTCtatctcttggtggagggtctcatgGAGGTCCTGCACTCCTTCCTCAATTCTAGCGAGTATCTTTATGAGCGTTACTTTAAATtcgctatcagacatattacttaccTCTGTTTCGCTTAGGTCTactgctctgattttgtcctgttctttgatttgggacatattcctctgtctcctcattcggTCTTTTgcattgtctgttttttttgtgttaggaaagtcagctccgtctcctgcacttgaaagtagtggctctatgaagaagaggtcctgcagtgcaatgtctgttccccagaacctggtgcttcagggggtgtctcctatgtgtgttgctccagGGGGTGTCCTACCGTTGTGgctgggatgtgtttgccttcagtcctgttgtctgcgatggctccctgcctgttaggggcagagtctggtgcccgTGGTGTTAGTAGGCTGCTCCGGGGCTGCCTCGGGCTTGAGTcgagtcagaccaggtgtttgccagagatgcagtagcaccaaactgcaggcactgtccctgtgtcgtccccggagaagcttttgttggtgggtggggcctgcagtccgacccactgcctgcccccatcccactgctggggtcacagtcagacgggtgtgtggttatcttcccctctccctgcggcaggactcactctggagtggtgctgACCTTGTCTGGGCCGCacacacactgccaggcttgtggcactgctttgacgggatcttgccaagagcgaTCAGAAGGGGTTGTATCTGCTtcgctgtggcctcttgtctatgccgggctgcggagagtctgttctgccagttttcgggctgctttctgggttatttatgccgACCTGGGTGCTCTCTAGGCGGCCACGCGGCAAGAGGTCAGCCCAGGGACGTCCTGCTccgccatcttcccagcagccctCCCCAAATCATTTTCACTGAAGTTTTACCTGTTCTGAGTTTTCACGGAACATTTTTGGATTTGGGGATATAAGACAATCCGAAAGTACTCCTGTCTCTACTGCAGGGCATAAGGGACCCATTAGTAAACTATGAAATCCCTGTCGTGAGAGTCATCATCAGCTTCTTGAAAAAGTGCAACagaattaacaacaacaaaacccaaagtgcATCCCCCAGAGCCGAGGGAAACAGTTCCTGAAATTCTTGTTTCATACAAAGTATATACATGCAAAGAGGCTGGGATATAACGTGTACTGTAGTTctcagtaaagaaaaatattgaaagccACACAGAGATGTGACCTTAATttttcagaatggaaaaaaagtccTAGGAGTTGAAGGACCCCAAGCTGTAGCGTGGCCAGGTGGTGACTGTGGAAGGTGCCATATTTATTTCTGCAGGAGTCTTTCAGCCCCCGGGGTTGGAGGACAATTGCTCCAGCTGGCGTACATGCTTCTGGCCCTCAGACCTTTggtgcatagaaaaaaaaaatgtgtttaaaatttaagGTAATACTCAGATTTTGCCAGAATCAAAGACCGGAAATAACCAGCCACTGGCAAATAGGTGCTTCCCTGTGTAACAACACAGGTCACCCCGTggcctcccttttctctctcctgataTATGCAATATTCAATAGAAGACACTCACTGGAGGTCTTAGAAGAGCAATTacagagaactgaaaaatagCAAAATCACTTACTTTGCCCACAAGGTATCCAGTTCAAAACACACCACCAGATGTTAAACATGGAGGCATGATGGTATACATGAAGAAAAGTAATCTGACTGGTTTTTTTccgcaaaacaaagaaaattgtgTCCAGGAACTCTACTGATTTGGAGAAGTAGTACCACCATAACACCTTAGCTACCTGTAAGAATGtggaaacaggaaagagaaaaggtgaGCAATGAAAAtgcccctcctgctgccctccctTACCTCTCCGCAACCTGGGGGACACTGGGTTTCACTAGTGTGCGTTTCTCTCTCGGGAAATCACACAATCACCTTCCTGGC
Above is a window of Zalophus californianus isolate mZalCal1 chromosome 7, mZalCal1.pri.v2, whole genome shotgun sequence DNA encoding:
- the ELOVL2 gene encoding elongation of very long chain fatty acids protein 2 isoform X2; its protein translation is MFGPRDSRVRGWFLLDSYLPTFFLTVLYLLSIWLGNKYMKNRPALSLKGVLTLYNLGITLLSMYMLVELILSSWEGGYNLQCQDLASAGEADVRVAKVLWWYYFSKSVEFLDTIFFVLRKKTSQITFLHVYHHASMFNIWWCVLNWIPCGQSFFGPTLNSFIHILMYSYYGLSVFPSMHKYLWWKKYLTQAQLVQFVLTITHTMSAVVKPCGFPLGCLIFQSSYMLTLVILFLNFYVQTYRKKPVKKNMEEPPAGKEVKNGFSKAYFTATNGVINKKAQ
- the ELOVL2 gene encoding elongation of very long chain fatty acids protein 2 isoform X1, whose protein sequence is MEHLKAFDDEINALLDSMFGPRDSRVRGWFLLDSYLPTFFLTVLYLLSIWLGNKYMKNRPALSLKGVLTLYNLGITLLSMYMLVELILSSWEGGYNLQCQDLASAGEADVRVAKVLWWYYFSKSVEFLDTIFFVLRKKTSQITFLHVYHHASMFNIWWCVLNWIPCGQSFFGPTLNSFIHILMYSYYGLSVFPSMHKYLWWKKYLTQAQLVQFVLTITHTMSAVVKPCGFPLGCLIFQSSYMLTLVILFLNFYVQTYRKKPVKKNMEEPPAGKEVKNGFSKAYFTATNGVINKKAQ
- the ELOVL2 gene encoding elongation of very long chain fatty acids protein 2 isoform X3 translates to MEHLKAFDDEINALLDSMFGPRDSRVRGWFLLDSYLPTFFLTVLYLLSIWLGNKYMKNRPALSLKGVLTLYNLGITLLSMYMLVELILSSWEGGYNLQCQDLASAGEADVRVAKVLWWYYFSKSVEFLDTIFFVLRKKTSQITFLHVYHHASMFNIWWCVLNWIPCGQSFFGPTLNSFIHILMYSYYGLSVFPSMHKYLWWKKYLTQAQLVQFVLTITHTMSAVVKPCGFPLGCLIFQSSYMLTLVILFLNFYVQFVFAES